The following coding sequences are from one Saccopteryx bilineata isolate mSacBil1 chromosome 3, mSacBil1_pri_phased_curated, whole genome shotgun sequence window:
- the LRRTM1 gene encoding leucine-rich repeat transmembrane neuronal protein 1, with translation MDFLLLGLCLYWLLRRPSGVVLCLLGACFQMLPAAPSGCPQLCRCEGRLLYCEALNLTEAPHNLSGLLGLSLRYNSLSELRAGQFTGLMQLTWLYLDHNHICSVQGDSFQKLRRVKELTLSSNQITQLANTTFRPMPNLRSVDLSYNKLQALAPDLFHGLRKLTTLHMRSNAIQFVPVRIFQDCRSLKFLDIGYNQLKSLARNSFAGLFKLTELHLEHNDLVKVNFAHFPRLISLHSLCLRRNKVAIVVSSLDWVWNLEKMDLSGNEIEYMEPHVFETVPHLQSLQLDSNRLTYIEPRILNSWKSLTSITLTGNLWDCGRNVCALASWLSNFQGRYDGNLQCASPEYAQGEDVLDAVYAFHLCEDGAEPTSDHLLSSVTNRSDLGPPASATTSLTDGREGHLDGTSEPATVALPGGEHAENAVQIHKVVTGTMALIFSFLIVVLVLYVSWKCFPASLRQLRQCFVTQRRKQKQKQTMHQMAAMSAQEYYVDYKPNHIEGALVIINEYGSCTCHQQPARECEV, from the coding sequence ATGGATTTCCTGCTGCTCGGTCTCTGTCTATACTGGCTGCTGAGGAGGCCCTCGGGGGTGGTCTTGTGTCTGCTGGGGGCCTGCTTTCAGATGCTGCCCGCCGCCCCCAGCGGGTGCCCGCAGCTGTGCCGGTGCGAAGGGCGGCTGCTGTACTGCGAGGCGCTCAACCTCACCGAGGCGCCCCACAACCTGTCCGGCCTGCTGGGCTTGTCCCTGCGCTACAACAGCCTCTCGGAGCTGCGCGCCGGCCAGTTCACGGGGTTAATGCAGCTCACGTGGCTCTATCTGGATCACAATCACATCTGCTCGGTGCAGGGGGACTCCTTTCAGAAACTGCGCAGAGTTAAGGAACTCACACTGAGTTCCAACCAGATTACCCAACTGGCCAACACCACCTTCCGGCCCATGCCCAACCTGCGCAGCGTGGACCTCTCGTACAACAAGCTGCAGGCGCTGGCGCCCGACCTCTTCCACGGGCTGCGGAAGCTCACCACGCTGCACATGCGGTCCAACGCGATCCAGTTCGTGCCCGTGCGCATCTTCCAGGACTGCCGCAGCCTTAAGTTTCTTGACATCGGATACAATCAACTTAAGAGTCTGGCGCGCAACTCTTTCGCTGGCCTGTTCAAGCTCACGGAGCTGCACCTGGAGCACAACGACTTGGTCAAGGTGAACTTCGCCCACTTCCCGCGCCTTATTTCCCTACACTCGCTCTGCCTGAGGAGAAATAAGGTGGCGATTGTGGTCAGCTCGCTGGACTGGGTTTGGAACCTGGAGAAAATGGACCTGTCGGGCAACGAGATCGAGTACATGGAGCCCCATGTGTTCGAGACCGTGCCAcacctgcagtccctgcagctGGACTCCAACCGCCTCACCTACATCGAACCCCGGATCCTCAACTCCTGGAAGTCGCTGACGAGCATCACCCTGACCGGGAACCTATGGGACTGTGGGCGCAACGTATGCGCCCTGGCCTCCTGGCTCAGCAACTTCCAGGGGCGCTACGATGGCAACTTGCAGTGCGCCAGCCCGGAGTACGCGCAGGGCGAGGACGTCCTGGACGCCGTGTACGCCTTCCATCTGTGCGAGGACGGGGCTGAACCCACCAGCGACCACCTGCTCTCCTCTGTCACCAACCGCAGTGACCTAGGCCCCCCCGCCAGCGCTACCACCTCGCTCACTGACGGCAGGGAGGGGCACCTCGACGGCACGTCGGAGCCGGCTACTGTGGCTCTCCCTGGCGGCGAACACGCCGAGAATGCCGTGCAGATCCATAAGGTGGTCACAGGCACCATGGCcctcattttctcctttctcatcgTGGTCCTGGTGCTCTATGTCTCCTGGAAGTGCTTCCCTGCCAGCCTGAGGCAGCTCAGACAGTGCTTTGTCACGCAGCGCAGGAAGCAGAAGCAGAAACAGACCATGCATCAGATGGCTGCCATGTCTGCCCAGGAATACTACGTTGATTACAAACCCAACCACATTGAGGGAGCCCTGGTGATCATCAACGAGTATGGCTCGTGTACCTGCCACCAGCAGCCCGCAAGGGAATGTGAGGTGTGA